One part of the Denticeps clupeoides chromosome 16, fDenClu1.1, whole genome shotgun sequence genome encodes these proteins:
- the cers3a gene encoding ceramide synthase 2 isoform X1 translates to MCACGMIETISEWFWWDRLWLPYNLTWSDLEDKEGRAYAKVSHLYVTVPLSFAFLVIRYLFERFVATPLAGCLGIKEENRYKVISNSVLEHYFVTHSKNPGQADIEGLSKKCSWTARQVERWFRKRRNQERPGVLKKFREASWRFFFYLSAFIGGLVALHDKEWFYDTWEVWVGYPKQSMLNSQYWYYVLEMSFYWSLLFSITFDVKRKDFNEQIIHHLATLTLLAFSWCANYIRIGTLVLLTHDASDILLESAKLFNYAKWERTCNSLFVVFAIVFMVTRLVIFPFWIIHCTWVYPPYYYPPFFGYYFFNVMLVILLLLHIFWAYLILRMVKKFLFGSLTKDERSDNEEEESENSMTEECEGHQKVTNGSGVNHH, encoded by the exons CGCCTGCGGGATGATTGAGACCATCAGCGAGTGGTTCTGGTGGGACCGCTTATGGCTTCCTTACAATCTCACATGGTCCGACCTGGAGGACAAGGAAGGGCGTGCCTACGCCAAGGTTTCTCACCTCTATGTGACTGTCCCGCTGTCCTTCGCTTTCCTTGTAATCAGATACCTGTTTGAAAG GTTTGTAGCCACACCATTGGCTGGCTGCCTTGGCATAAAAGAAGAGAACCGATATAAAGTAATAAGCAACTCAGTCCTTGAGCATTATTTTGTTACCCACTCCAAAAACCCTGGACAG GCAGATATTGAAGGACTTTCCAAAAAATGCAGCTGGACAGCCAGACAGGTGGAACGCTGGTTCAGGAAGAGGCGCAACCAGGAGAGGCCCGGGGTCCTCAAGAAGTTCAGGGAAGCTAG TTGGAGATTTTTCTTCTACCTGTCCGCATTCATTGGTGGACTTGTAGCTCTTCATGAT AAAGAATGGTTTTATGATACTTGGGAGGTGTGGGTCGGCTACCCAAAGCAG TCAATGCTTAATTCCCAGTACTGGTACTATGTACTGGAGATGAGTTTCTACTGGTCTCTCCTGTTCAGCATTACATTTGATGTCAAAAGAAAA GATTTCAATGAGCAGATCATCCACCATTTGGCAACATTAACTCTACTGGCGTTCTCCTGGTGTGCAAACTACATTCGTATAGGAACTTTAGTTTTGCTCACTCACGACGCTTCAGACATTTTACTTGAG TCTGCCAAGTTGTTCAATTACGCTAAATGGGAGCGAACGTGCAATTCCCTCTTCGTAGTGTTTGCCATTGTGTTCATGGTGACTCGTCTTGTGATATTCCCATTTTG GATTATTCACTGCACTTGGGTATATCCTCCATACTACTATCCACCTTTCTTTGGATATTACTTCTTCAACGTCATGCTTGTGATCCTGTTACTTTTGCACATATTCTGGGCGTACCTCATTCTGCGGATGGTGAAGAAGTTTCTGTTTGGCAGC TTGACCAAAGATGAAAGAAGTGACAATGAAGAGGAGGAAAGCGAGAACAGCATGACAGAAGAATGTGAAGGACATCAGAAGGTCACTAATGGCAGTGGTGTTAACCACCACTGA
- the cers3a gene encoding ceramide synthase 2 isoform X2, whose translation MIETISEWFWWDRLWLPYNLTWSDLEDKEGRAYAKVSHLYVTVPLSFAFLVIRYLFERFVATPLAGCLGIKEENRYKVISNSVLEHYFVTHSKNPGQADIEGLSKKCSWTARQVERWFRKRRNQERPGVLKKFREASWRFFFYLSAFIGGLVALHDKEWFYDTWEVWVGYPKQSMLNSQYWYYVLEMSFYWSLLFSITFDVKRKDFNEQIIHHLATLTLLAFSWCANYIRIGTLVLLTHDASDILLESAKLFNYAKWERTCNSLFVVFAIVFMVTRLVIFPFWIIHCTWVYPPYYYPPFFGYYFFNVMLVILLLLHIFWAYLILRMVKKFLFGSLTKDERSDNEEEESENSMTEECEGHQKVTNGSGVNHH comes from the exons ATGATTGAGACCATCAGCGAGTGGTTCTGGTGGGACCGCTTATGGCTTCCTTACAATCTCACATGGTCCGACCTGGAGGACAAGGAAGGGCGTGCCTACGCCAAGGTTTCTCACCTCTATGTGACTGTCCCGCTGTCCTTCGCTTTCCTTGTAATCAGATACCTGTTTGAAAG GTTTGTAGCCACACCATTGGCTGGCTGCCTTGGCATAAAAGAAGAGAACCGATATAAAGTAATAAGCAACTCAGTCCTTGAGCATTATTTTGTTACCCACTCCAAAAACCCTGGACAG GCAGATATTGAAGGACTTTCCAAAAAATGCAGCTGGACAGCCAGACAGGTGGAACGCTGGTTCAGGAAGAGGCGCAACCAGGAGAGGCCCGGGGTCCTCAAGAAGTTCAGGGAAGCTAG TTGGAGATTTTTCTTCTACCTGTCCGCATTCATTGGTGGACTTGTAGCTCTTCATGAT AAAGAATGGTTTTATGATACTTGGGAGGTGTGGGTCGGCTACCCAAAGCAG TCAATGCTTAATTCCCAGTACTGGTACTATGTACTGGAGATGAGTTTCTACTGGTCTCTCCTGTTCAGCATTACATTTGATGTCAAAAGAAAA GATTTCAATGAGCAGATCATCCACCATTTGGCAACATTAACTCTACTGGCGTTCTCCTGGTGTGCAAACTACATTCGTATAGGAACTTTAGTTTTGCTCACTCACGACGCTTCAGACATTTTACTTGAG TCTGCCAAGTTGTTCAATTACGCTAAATGGGAGCGAACGTGCAATTCCCTCTTCGTAGTGTTTGCCATTGTGTTCATGGTGACTCGTCTTGTGATATTCCCATTTTG GATTATTCACTGCACTTGGGTATATCCTCCATACTACTATCCACCTTTCTTTGGATATTACTTCTTCAACGTCATGCTTGTGATCCTGTTACTTTTGCACATATTCTGGGCGTACCTCATTCTGCGGATGGTGAAGAAGTTTCTGTTTGGCAGC TTGACCAAAGATGAAAGAAGTGACAATGAAGAGGAGGAAAGCGAGAACAGCATGACAGAAGAATGTGAAGGACATCAGAAGGTCACTAATGGCAGTGGTGTTAACCACCACTGA